In Lepus europaeus isolate LE1 chromosome 9, mLepTim1.pri, whole genome shotgun sequence, the following are encoded in one genomic region:
- the ZBTB14 gene encoding zinc finger and BTB domain-containing protein 14 — protein sequence MEFFISMSETIKYNDDDHKTLFLKTLNEQRLEGEFCDIAIVVEDVKFRAHRCVLAACSTYFKKLFKKLEVDSSSVIEIDFLRSDIFEEVLNYMYTAKISVKKEDVNLMMSSGQILGIRFLDKLCSQKRDVSSPDENNGQSKSKYCLKINRPIGDATDPQDDDVEEIGDQDDSPSDDTVEGTPPSQEDGKSPTTTLRVQEAILKELGSEEVRKVNCYGQEVESMETPESKDLGSQTPQALTFNDGMSEVKDEQTPGWTTAASDMKFEYLLYGHHREQIACQACGKTFSDEGRLRKHEKLHTADRPFVCEMCTKGFTTQAHLKEHLKIHTGYKPYSCEVCGKSFIRAPDLKKHERVHSNERPFACHMCDKAFKHKSHLKDHERRHRGEKPFVCGSCTKAFAKASDLKRHENNMHSERKQVTPSAIQSETEQLQAAAMAAEAEQQLETIACS from the exons ATG GAGTTTTTCATCAGTATGTCTGAAACCATTAAGTATAATGACGATGATCATAAAACTCTGTTCCTGAAGACACTCAATGAACAGCGCCTGGAAGGAGAGTTTTGTGATATTGCTATCGTGGTTGAGGATGTGAAATTCCGAGCGCACAGATGTGTTctcgccgcctgcagcacctacTTTAAAAAGCTTTTCAAGAAGCTCGAGGTCGATAGCTCTTCAGTGATAGAAATAGATTTTCTGCGTTCCGACATATTTGAAGAGGTCCTGAACTACATGTACACGGCCAAGATTTCCGTGAAGAAGGAAGATGTTAACCTAATGATGTCCTCGGGTCAGATTCTCGGGATCCGGTTTTTGGATAAACTGTGTTCTCAGAAGCGTGACGTGTCCAGTCCGGATGAAAATAATGGTCAGTCCAAAAGTAAGTATTGCCTCAAAATAAACCGCCCCATCGGAGATGCCACGGACCCCCAGGACGACGACGTGGAGGAGATCGGGGACCAGGATGACAGCCCTTCCGACGACACGGTAGAGGGCACGCCCCCCAGTCAGGAGGACGGCAAGTCGCCCACCACCACGCTCAGGGTGCAGGAAGCCATTCTCAAAGAGCTGGGCAGCGAGGAAGTTCGGAAGGTCAACTGCTACGGCCAGGAAGTAGAATCCATGGAGACCCCAGAATCCAAAGACTTAGGGTCGCAGACCCCGCAAGCCTTAACCTTCAACGATGGGATGAGCGAGGTGAAAGACGAGCAGACCCCAGGCTGGACGACGGCCGCCAGCGACATGAAGTTTGAGTACCTGCTCTACGGCCACCATCGGGAGCAGATCGCCTGCCAGGCGTGCGGTAAGACATTTTCCGACGAGGGCAGGTTGCGGAAGCACGAGAAGCTGCACACGGCCGACAGGCCCTTTGTCTGCGAGATGTGTACGAAGGGGTTCACCACGCAGGCGCACCTGAAGGAACACTTGAAAATCCACACGGGGTACAAGCCCTACAGTTGTGAGGTGTGCGGGAAGTCTTTTATCCGCGCCCCGGACTTGAAGAAGCACGAGAGGGTGCACAGCAACGAGAGACCGTTCGCGTGCCACATGTGCGACAAAGCCTTCAAACACAAGTCCCACCTCAAGGACCACGAAAGAAGACACCGAGGGGAAAAGCCCTTCGTGTGCGGCTCCTGCACGAAGGCCTTTGCCAAGGCGTCCGATCTGAAAAGGCACGAGAACAATATGCACAGCGAAAGGAAGCAGGTGACGCCCAGCGCCATCCAGAGCGAGACAGAACAGTTGCAGGCCGCAGCCATGGCCGCCGAAGCGGAGCAGCAGCTGGAGACGATCGCCTGCAGCTAG